In one Culex quinquefasciatus strain JHB chromosome 2, VPISU_Cqui_1.0_pri_paternal, whole genome shotgun sequence genomic region, the following are encoded:
- the LOC6038557 gene encoding uncharacterized protein LOC6038557: MPTPEQIQQDKAARRAALRTEYWRTMTNPHAHLHGESGGVYDLGLARFQAMRVSNFEHFKPTGRSFKIGMLTVVLPIVGYAWMLKRERDAREAQYRTGQVAYKDRRFKFI, from the exons ATGCCCACCCCGGAACAGATCCAGCAGGATAAGGCGGCACGCCGGGCCGCCCTCCGCACCGAGTACTGGCGCACGATGACCAACCCGCACGCCCATCTGCACGGCGAAAGCGGCGGAGTG TACGATCTGGGTCTGGCCCGGTTCCAAGCCATGCGCGTGAGCAACTTTGAGCACTTTAAGCCCACCGGACGGTCGTTCAAGATTGGTATGCTGACGGTGGTGCTGCCGATTGTCGGCTATGCCTGGATGCTGAAGCGGGAACGTGACGCCCGGGAAGCGCAGTACCGTACCGGTCAGGTTGCCTACAAGGATCGTCGCTTCAAGTTTATCTAA
- the LOC6038556 gene encoding trafficking protein particle complex subunit 5, with translation MEKINLNLSNRPKMSILEKPLSRGKGEVSLSCYALLFSEVVQYCQSRVNTIPDLQNKLHDLGKDIGCRIIDLYFVRERNSKRETKLINMLLFIKSTLWKTLFGKEADKLEHATDDECTYYIIEKEPLVNKFISVPKDKGSLNCAQFVAGIIQAVLSNCGFTCQVSAHWHKGTTYMVKFEDHVISRDKQLEEK, from the exons ATGgagaaaatcaatttaaatcttTCGAACCGGCCCAAAATGAGCATTCTCGAAAAGCCACTGAGTCGTGGCAAGGGCGAAGTTTCGCTAAGCTGCTACGCTCTATTATTTTCCGAGGTGGTCCAGTACTGCCAGAGCCGGGTCAACACCATTCCGGACTTGCAGAACAA ATTACATGACCTGGGCAAAGACATCGGATGCCGGATCATTGATCTCTACTTTGTCCGGGAGCGGAACTCAAAACGGGAAACCAAGCTTATCAACATGCTGCTCTTCATCAAAAGCACCCTCTGGAAG ACGCTGTTCGGCAAGGAGGCGGACAAACTGGAACACGCAACGGATGACGAGTGCACTTACTACATCATCGAGAAGGAACCGCTGGTCAACAAATTTATCAGCGTGCCCAAAGATAAGGGCTCGCTGAACTGCGCTCAATTCGTCGCCGGCATAATTCAGGCGGTACTATCGAACTGTGGCTTC ACATGCCAGGTGTCCGCCCACTGGCACAAGGGCACAACCTACATGGTGAAGTTTGAGGACCATGTCATCAGCCGCGACAAGCAGTTGGAGGAAAAATAA